A genome region from Scomber japonicus isolate fScoJap1 chromosome 15, fScoJap1.pri, whole genome shotgun sequence includes the following:
- the twist1a gene encoding twist-related protein 1a — protein sequence MREEDSSPMDSAGNSEEETDRQLPRRGARKRRAARRSADEEEDGDLESPNPGKKKCRKSCDGGGGSAGSGGSEGSSSPEPSFDDLHTQRVMANIRERQRTQSLNEAFTSLRKIIPTLPSDKLSKIQTLKLAARYIDFLCQVLQSDELEARGTSCSYVAHERLSYAFSVWRMGGSWSLSTTSH from the coding sequence ATGCGAGAAGAGGACTCCTCCCCGATGGACAGTGCGGGAAACAGCGAGGAGGAGACCGACCGTCAGCTGCCGCGCAGAGGGGCGAGGAAGAGGCGAGCGGCCCGGAGGAGCGCGGACGAGGAGGAAGATGGGGACCTGGAGAGTCCGAACCCCGGGAAGAAGAAATGCAGGAAGAGTTGCGACGGTGGAGGAGGCAGCGCTGGGAGCGGCGgcagtgaaggcagcagcagcccAGAGCCCTCCTTCGATGACCTACACACACAGCGCGTAATGGCCAACATCCGCGAGAGGCAACGGACGCAGTCCCTCAACGAGGCATTCACGTCGTTACGTAAGATTATTCCTACCCTCCCGTCGGACAAACTCAGCAAGATTCAGACATTGAAGCTGGCGGCCCGGTACATCGATTTCCTGTGCCAAGTTCTGCAGAGCGACGAGTTGGAAGCGCGAGGGACCAGCTGCAGCTACGTGGCGCACGAGCGCTTGAGTTACGCGTTCTCGGTCTGGAGGATGGGGGGCTCGTGGTCCCTGTCTACTACGTCCCACTAG
- the LOC128374161 gene encoding transmembrane protein 196, with product MCSSRKILWSLLLLSLVEVGLGVASIVLGAVGISWVRGEHKPQQGDASPVWSGLCFLVCGMCGVLCARKRTGLIMILFSACCICGLIGGILNFQFVRALSKRPDSMRSIHLAAMTLACLGISSCTLSTWLTCRLASSEQQRMFLEREHSLHHSHEMTEKEILDNSSNGIPQISYNGHTTVSP from the exons ATGTGCTCCAGCCGTAAGATCCTGTGGAGTTTGCTCCTTCTGTCCTTGGTGGAGGTGGGCCTGGGTGTGGCGAGTATCGTCCTGGGAGCCGTGGGCATCAGCTGGGTCCGGGGAGAGCACAAGCCGCAGCAGGGCGACGCTTCTCCGGTGTGGAGCGGACTCTGT TTTCTGGTCTGTGGGATGTGTGGGGTGCTGTGCGCTCGAAAGAGGACAGGACTTATT atgATCCTGTTTTCAGCGTGCTGTATCTGCGGTCTGATCGGCGGTATCCTCAACTTCCAGTTTGTTCGTGCGCTGAGCAAACGACCTGATTCCATGCGCTCTATCCACCTGGCTGCCATGACTCTGGCCTGTCTGG GCATCTCCTCCTGTACATTATCCACATGGCTGACCTGTCGTCTAGCTAGCTCTGAGCAGCAGAGGATGTTCCTGGAAAGGGAACACTCGCTTCACCATTCGCACGAGATGACAGAGAAG GAGATCCTGGACAACTCCAGTAACGGCATCCCTCAAATTTCCTACAATGGACACACCACCGTATCGCCATGA
- the LOC128373914 gene encoding 4-galactosyl-N-acetylglucosaminide 3-alpha-L-fucosyltransferase 9-like yields the protein MKGSDRTDKLIVLPWFWPENKRFDFEDCEKIFSNYNCHFTDDRALGESYFLTISSCKFYLSFENSIHRDYITETFSGPLTAGIMPIMFGLPRSNYEDFAPGTSFLHVNEFPDTRRLAEFSLGVDKDNEAFMRYFKLCRFLNCEFVHTICQDNDHVGITKDHRAVPDVYKWFFP from the exons ACTGACAAGCTAATTGTGCTACCGTGGTTCTGGCCTGAAAACAAAAGGTTTGATTTTGAGGACTGTGAGAAGATTTTCAGTAATTATAACTGCCACTTTACAGATGACAGAGCTTT GGGTGAGAGCTATTTCCTGACCATTAGCAGCTGCAAATTCTACCTTTCCTTTGAGAATTCAATTCACAGAGATTACATTACTGAAACATTCAGTGGACCTCTTACAGCTGGCATTATGCCTATAATGTTCGGCCTGCCAAGAAGTAACTATGAGGATTTTGCCCCAGGTACTtcctttctacatgtgaatgagTTTCCTGATACCAGAAGACTGGCTGAGTTCTCTCTGGGGGTGGATAAGGATAATGAGGCTTTTATGAGGTACTTTAAATTATGCAGGTTCTTAAATTGTGAGTTTGTACACACTATCTGCCAGGACAATGACCATGTGGGTATAACTAAGGATCACAGAGCGGTGCCTGATGTGTACAAGTGGTTCTTTCCATGA
- the LOC128374164 gene encoding fer3-like protein has product MEMQSRLLDSTLIHFVSDINLMDFPQKYALGAKQQVDDNSSSPDNQTRLSDSPWSRDLEDGVSTAQHLVMGSPKYYSRGAHGRTQSKRRRIITVVQRQAANVRERKRMFSLNEAFDELRRKVPTFAYEKRLSRIETLRLAMVYISFMRDLLENT; this is encoded by the coding sequence ATGGAGATGCAAAGTCGCTTATTGGACTCCACGTTAATACATTTTGTCAGTGATATAAACCTGATGGACTTTCCGCAGAAGTACGCTTTGGGAGCAAAACAGCAGGTGGATGATAACTCGTCTAGTCCGGACAACCAGACACGCCTGAGCGACTCTCCCTGGAGCCGGGACCTGGAAGACGGGGTGAGCACTGCGCAGCATCTGGTGATGGGTTCACCCAAGTACTACAGCCGCGGGGCGCACGGACGCACACAGTCCAAACGAAGGAGGATCATCACCGTGGTCCAGAGGCAAGCTGCCAATGTGCGAGAAAGGAAGCGGATGTTTAGCCTGAACGAGGCGTTTGATGAACTGAGGAGGAAAGTTCCTACATTCGCCTACGAGAAGAGACTGTCCCGCATTGAGACGCTCCGCCTGGCCATGGTCTACATCTCCTTCATGAGGGACCTGCTGGAGAACACTTGA
- the polr1f gene encoding DNA-directed RNA polymerase I subunit RPA43 — protein sequence MANLEHVEGDPKHVKMSSEIPAACAEEQLAGVSSKPDTDAGAVPSFAAASELLSAPYSCLVMNTHRRHIALPPMYLNKKKTGIKEELEAELLKFSESLKGVPLAYDNIKIVEQHGHIYDDSGYIHMDIEASFIVFQPKKGQTLLGKVNKLSVSHVGCLVHGCFNASIPKPNLVSVETWRDAGPRIGTEIEIEVTTLDADTAGVLLIRGRLDRTKVQELLAMGESSESTLPADQQEPPDTEPAPEPTKESPEDTPKKKKNKKKDKVKEEEREEEVAVTPSCQPDGNTTLELNGTTDKDANGNEAGEKKKKKKKKEKQLKEEAEEVELSPLEIHGSDSSGYHSDKANKKRKHETGSDVTSGFSEESEPPKSKKKRKIEQFA from the exons ATGGCGAACTTAGAGCATGTTGAAGGCGACCCAAAACACGTGAAAATGTCTAGCGAAATCCCCGCTGCTTGCGCCGAAGAGCAGCTGGCCGGAGTGTCCTCTAAGCCGGACACAGATGCGGGCGCGGTCCCGTCGTTCGCCGCCGCCTCCGAGCTGCTATCAGCGCCGTACTCGTGTCTGGTCATGAACACGCATCGGAGACACATCGCCCTGCCACCCATGTACCTGAacaagaagaagacaggaataaaggaggagctggaggccGAGCTGCTCAAGTTCTCAGAGAg TCTGAAGGGAGTTCCTTTAGCTTATGACAACATCAAGATAGTTGAGCAGCATGGACACATTTACGATGACAGCGGCTACATCCACATGGACATAGAGGCCAGCTTTATTGTATTTCAGCCCAAAAAAGGACAGACACTGTTG GGTAAGGTGAATAAACTAAGTGTAAGCCACGTGGGCTGCCTGGTGCACGGCTGCTTCAATGCCAGCATTCCCAAACCCAACCTAGTCTCTGTGGAGACCTGGAGGGACGCAGGGCCGAGGATCGGCACTGAGATAGAGATTGAGGTTACCACACTCGATGCTGACACTGCGGGGGTCCTGCTGATCAGAGGAAGGCTGGACAGAACCAA ggTCCAGGAGCTGCTGGCTATGGGTGAGAGCTCAGAATCGACCCTCCCTGCAGACCAGCAAGAGCCGCCAGACACAGAACCTGCCCCGGAACCCACCAAGGAGTCTCCTGAAGACACTcccaagaaaaagaagaataagaagaaagacaaagtcaaagaagaagagagagaagaggaagtggCAGTAACACCCTCCTGCCAGCCGGACGGTAACACGACATTAGAGCTGAATGGAACAACAGACAAAGATGCAAACGGCAACGAAGCCGgcgagaaaaagaagaagaaaaagaagaaggagaagcagctgaaagaagaagcagaggaggTGGAGCTCTCTCCTTTGGAGATCCACGGCAGCGACTCCAGCGGTTACCATAGCGACAAagcaaacaagaaaagaaaacatgaaactgGTAGCGACGTCACATCAGGTTTTAGTGAAGAATCGGAACCACCAAAGTccaagaaaaagaggaaaatcgAGCAGTTTGCCTAA